In Parafrankia irregularis, a single window of DNA contains:
- a CDS encoding cell division protein FtsK, with protein MTEHSPPPPDDPAITPPADPAGDGPSSGWVPDLVAVRAELERYLPADRLPIPAAPVVPAPAVGVEVDGALMVPVDPPAGPRRRLLEPRPGTRRPIVPSWLRSWAALGVATRWAAGHFSYTAAYHAVRLPLYAGRLAIRAPRGAGRVAADAVGWLVDRDARPVIAAAIRQEDAGTYLRLARLHDTRTRTRAILAALVGLPALVLAVWWWVAAPSGVHLTVLGVVVAVLGVVGAPADQPLMSPAVVPTKVGRLTADVVTRALGALGIGEINRARREGGGITFPSPIMRDGPGWRAEVDLPYGVTVSDILERRERLASGLRRPSGCVWPEAGHDAHAGRLILWVGDQDMSQAPPPPWPLAKRGLVDMFAPLPFGTDPRGRPVSVSLVENNVLVGSLPGAGKTSAVRVLMLGCGLDPTCELWVFNRKGTADLDAAEKFAARYATGLDDATTEATLVALRDLRADIGRRAEAIRRLPKDLCPDGKVTRQIAGLRSQGLHPLVAIIDECQNLFSHPVYGKEAGELVTAVIKLGRALGVILILATQRPDAASLPAGVSSNVSIRFCLRVMGQVENDMILGTSMYKNGIQASTLRPSDKGIGYLVGATDEPMIVRAAYIDTPTAEQIADRARAARIAAGRLAEHAPREIAAAEPAALSLLDDILAVIPESENKVWSETVVTRLTELRPDLYGGWGPEQLAVVLKPYGIDTSQISRRIRGKVVNRRGIIRRDVADVVAERDRNRGLG; from the coding sequence ATGACCGAGCACAGCCCCCCGCCACCCGACGATCCCGCCATCACACCCCCGGCCGATCCGGCGGGCGACGGTCCGTCGAGCGGGTGGGTGCCCGACCTCGTCGCGGTCCGCGCCGAGCTGGAGCGCTACTTGCCTGCCGACCGTCTCCCCATCCCCGCGGCGCCGGTGGTGCCCGCACCGGCCGTGGGGGTCGAGGTCGACGGAGCGCTGATGGTGCCGGTCGATCCACCTGCCGGGCCGCGGCGCCGGTTGTTGGAACCGCGGCCGGGTACCCGACGGCCGATCGTCCCGTCGTGGTTGCGGTCGTGGGCCGCGTTGGGGGTCGCTACCCGGTGGGCGGCCGGGCACTTCTCCTACACCGCTGCGTACCACGCGGTGCGTCTGCCGCTGTACGCCGGCCGGCTGGCGATCCGCGCGCCGCGGGGAGCGGGCCGGGTCGCCGCCGACGCCGTGGGCTGGCTGGTCGACCGCGACGCCCGGCCGGTCATCGCCGCGGCGATCCGCCAGGAAGACGCCGGCACCTATCTGAGGCTCGCCCGTCTCCACGACACCCGCACCCGTACCCGGGCGATCCTGGCTGCTTTGGTCGGCCTTCCCGCGTTGGTGCTGGCGGTGTGGTGGTGGGTCGCCGCTCCGTCCGGTGTGCATCTGACGGTTCTCGGTGTTGTGGTCGCCGTCCTGGGGGTGGTGGGGGCGCCGGCGGACCAGCCGTTGATGAGCCCTGCGGTAGTCCCCACCAAGGTCGGCCGCCTCACCGCCGACGTCGTCACCCGCGCTCTCGGCGCTCTCGGCATCGGCGAGATCAACCGGGCGCGCCGTGAAGGCGGCGGGATCACGTTCCCGTCCCCGATCATGCGTGACGGTCCCGGCTGGCGCGCCGAGGTCGACCTGCCCTACGGCGTGACCGTCTCCGACATCCTGGAACGCCGCGAACGGCTCGCGTCCGGTCTGCGTCGCCCGAGCGGCTGTGTCTGGCCTGAAGCCGGGCACGACGCGCACGCCGGCCGACTGATCCTCTGGGTGGGGGATCAGGACATGTCCCAGGCACCGCCGCCACCGTGGCCGCTGGCGAAACGCGGCCTGGTCGACATGTTCGCCCCGCTGCCGTTCGGGACGGACCCGCGCGGCCGGCCGGTGTCGGTCTCACTGGTGGAAAACAACGTGCTCGTCGGGTCGCTTCCAGGTGCCGGGAAAACATCGGCAGTGCGGGTGCTTATGCTCGGCTGCGGGCTGGATCCCACCTGTGAGCTGTGGGTGTTCAACCGCAAAGGCACGGCCGATCTGGACGCGGCGGAGAAGTTCGCGGCCCGTTACGCCACCGGTCTCGACGACGCCACCACCGAAGCGACCCTCGTCGCGTTGCGGGACCTACGGGCCGATATCGGCCGCCGGGCCGAGGCTATCCGCCGCCTGCCGAAGGATCTGTGCCCGGACGGGAAAGTAACCCGCCAGATCGCCGGTCTGCGTTCCCAGGGCCTGCACCCGCTGGTCGCGATCATCGACGAGTGTCAGAACCTGTTCTCCCACCCGGTCTACGGTAAGGAAGCAGGAGAACTCGTCACCGCGGTCATCAAACTCGGCCGGGCGCTCGGCGTGATTCTGATCCTGGCCACCCAGCGGCCGGACGCGGCGTCGCTGCCCGCCGGGGTTTCGTCGAACGTCTCTATCCGGTTCTGTCTGCGGGTGATGGGGCAGGTCGAGAACGACATGATTCTCGGCACGTCGATGTACAAGAACGGGATCCAGGCCAGCACGCTCCGGCCATCGGACAAAGGAATCGGCTACCTCGTCGGCGCGACCGATGAGCCGATGATTGTCCGCGCCGCCTACATCGACACCCCCACCGCCGAGCAGATAGCGGACCGGGCACGCGCCGCACGGATCGCCGCGGGCAGGCTCGCCGAGCATGCGCCGCGAGAGATCGCCGCGGCGGAACCGGCCGCTCTGTCGCTGCTCGACGACATTCTCGCCGTGATACCCGAGAGCGAGAACAAGGTGTGGTCGGAAACCGTAGTCACCCGGCTCACCGAGCTACGCCCGGACCTGTATGGCGGGTGGGGGCCGGAACAACTCGCGGTGGTGTTGAAGCCGTACGGGATCGACACGAGTCAGATCAGCCGCCGGATACGCGGGAAAGTCGTCAACCGGCGCGGGATCATCCGTCGCGACGTCGCCGATGTGGTGGCGGAACGTGACCGAAACAGGGGTCTCGGCTAG
- a CDS encoding DUF6228 family protein, which yields MTVLPAAEQRDSAYFPIDHACFPEQETADMSTVLDLFAAPGHTPVISNGGNGLQVPALFCRFVPTRLCTFASTPTADMLRLHAYPSGVSLIEVGSGRVELDVRGAAGSPDARVRLFDWAREDEYHVVFGVEAADAGVQARVETVGVTVWDKLDDFFDGLAQDFRGWDGERVWTNNHLVVAATFNRGGHVRVSWTLRADVFNNGWECTVSTVVEGGEEMTALAADLRAFLGQG from the coding sequence GTGACTGTTCTCCCGGCCGCCGAGCAGCGGGATTCAGCTTACTTTCCCATCGATCATGCTTGTTTTCCTGAACAGGAGACAGCGGACATGTCGACCGTGCTCGATCTCTTCGCCGCTCCGGGGCACACCCCCGTCATCTCGAACGGCGGCAACGGTCTTCAGGTGCCTGCCTTGTTCTGCAGGTTCGTACCTACTCGGCTCTGCACATTCGCGAGTACGCCGACGGCCGACATGCTGCGGCTGCATGCGTATCCTTCGGGCGTGAGTCTGATCGAGGTGGGTTCTGGCCGGGTTGAGCTTGACGTTCGCGGAGCAGCGGGTTCGCCGGATGCGCGGGTACGACTGTTCGACTGGGCGAGGGAAGACGAGTACCACGTTGTCTTCGGAGTCGAGGCCGCGGATGCCGGTGTGCAGGCCCGCGTCGAGACCGTCGGGGTGACGGTCTGGGACAAGCTGGACGACTTCTTCGACGGCCTCGCGCAGGACTTCCGCGGTTGGGACGGCGAGAGGGTCTGGACGAACAACCACCTTGTTGTCGCTGCCACCTTCAACCGTGGTGGTCACGTGCGCGTGAGCTGGACGCTCCGGGCTGATGTCTTCAACAACGGCTGGGAGTGCACCGTGTCGACCGTGGTCGAGGGCGGCGAGGAGATGACGGCGCTCGCTGCCGATCTGCGGGCATTCCTCGGGCAGGGATAG
- a CDS encoding DNA cytosine methyltransferase: MACTQLGLTEIGVEWDRMACETRRAAGLPTIESDVEKLRPEDFSGITGLIASPPCQPFSAAGKECGSPIRAAGLSTSPCASPGHCGRPG, translated from the coding sequence CTGGCCTGCACACAACTCGGTCTCACCGAAATTGGCGTCGAATGGGACCGAATGGCATGCGAAACTCGCCGCGCAGCGGGTCTACCCACCATCGAAAGCGACGTCGAGAAACTCCGGCCCGAGGACTTCTCCGGGATAACCGGACTCATAGCGTCTCCGCCCTGCCAGCCGTTCAGTGCCGCCGGAAAGGAATGTGGCTCGCCGATCCGCGCGGCAGGCTTATCCACCAGCCCATGCGCTTCGCCCGGTCACTGCGGCCGGCCTGGATAG
- a CDS encoding DNA cytosine methyltransferase: MWLADPRGRLIHQPMRFARSLRPAWIAMEEVPAVLPIWERFAYELRRTGYATWVGILSAEEYGVPQTRRRAFLLASRTREIVKAPQPTHTRHRPNDARFAPPLRPRRSMADAIGRGLTDRPAYTVTTRGNAWGGTFVRRTLRAALENGRWVGPKHHPTAAEFGVLQSFPADYPWQGTVSSRERQAGNAVPPALAAAIISCVALPESLTHAA; the protein is encoded by the coding sequence ATGTGGCTCGCCGATCCGCGCGGCAGGCTTATCCACCAGCCCATGCGCTTCGCCCGGTCACTGCGGCCGGCCTGGATAGCCATGGAAGAGGTTCCCGCCGTGTTGCCGATCTGGGAACGATTCGCCTACGAACTGCGACGCACCGGCTACGCGACCTGGGTCGGGATCCTGTCCGCCGAGGAATACGGCGTGCCCCAAACCCGCCGCCGTGCCTTTCTCCTGGCCTCCCGCACCAGAGAAATTGTCAAAGCACCGCAGCCGACCCATACCCGCCACCGTCCGAATGACGCGCGATTCGCCCCACCGCTCAGGCCGCGGCGCAGCATGGCCGACGCCATCGGCCGTGGATTGACCGACCGGCCGGCATACACCGTCACCACCCGTGGAAACGCCTGGGGCGGAACATTCGTCCGCCGTACTCTGCGCGCCGCCCTGGAAAACGGCCGATGGGTAGGGCCTAAACATCATCCCACCGCCGCCGAGTTTGGCGTGTTGCAGTCCTTCCCCGCCGACTATCCGTGGCAGGGAACCGTCAGCAGTCGAGAACGGCAGGCCGGGAACGCCGTCCCACCCGCTCTCGCCGCCGCGATTATCTCCTGCGTCGCACTCCCCGAATCTCTCACTCATGCCGCCTGA